A genome region from Crossiella equi includes the following:
- a CDS encoding TetR/AcrR family transcriptional regulator, translating into MPKVVDHEQRRRELGRALWMVIRKQGIDGASVRSVAREAGWSPSSVQYYFTTQAELVAFAMRMITEVLRRAPSRKPLPPGPQDAAQETLERMLPMDAEMRAVAEVWVAFLPRTLVDEEAREINRGGHDYLGRTCRRLLAELGAAGLLRAGVDVELEADRLHMLMDGMVLHAVTAAEQMPPERLRSVLHRHLSSLVRAE; encoded by the coding sequence GTGCCGAAGGTGGTCGATCACGAACAGCGGCGCCGCGAGCTGGGCCGGGCGCTGTGGATGGTCATCCGCAAGCAGGGCATCGACGGCGCCTCGGTGCGCAGCGTGGCCCGCGAGGCGGGCTGGTCGCCCAGCTCCGTGCAGTACTACTTCACCACGCAGGCCGAGCTGGTGGCCTTCGCGATGCGGATGATCACCGAGGTGCTGCGCCGCGCGCCCTCCCGCAAGCCGCTGCCCCCGGGCCCGCAGGACGCGGCGCAGGAGACCCTGGAGCGCATGCTGCCGATGGACGCGGAGATGCGCGCGGTGGCGGAGGTCTGGGTGGCGTTCCTGCCCCGCACCCTGGTCGACGAGGAGGCCCGGGAGATCAACCGGGGCGGCCACGACTACCTGGGGCGCACGTGCCGCCGACTGCTGGCGGAGCTGGGCGCGGCCGGGCTGCTCCGGGCCGGGGTGGACGTGGAGCTGGAGGCCGACCGGCTGCACATGCTGATGGACGGCATGGTGCTGCACGCGGTGACCGCGGCCGAGCAGATGCCGCCCGAACGGCTGCGCTCGGTGCTGCACCGGCACCTGAGCTCGCTGGTCCGGGCGGAGTAG
- a CDS encoding EI24 domain-containing protein produces MSHPAPAVPTTGARGVLTGLRFLGQGLATALRRPKLLLLGAIPAVLTTALMLGGLVTLAYWAGDLATWVTPFADGWAEWLRKTIRFTAGLAVVVGAVAVSVVAFTAITLVVGGPFYEHISETVEDSLGGVPEGERAGWFRMLVLGLRDSALLIVVAILCNLPLFLAGFIPVVGQTVIPVVVACVGGWILALELVAVPFTRRGLNLGARHRTLRNHRAMVLGLGVPAYLLCAVPFLSIIAMPVAFIGATIMAREALTQGPVSPNR; encoded by the coding sequence ATGTCGCACCCTGCCCCGGCCGTCCCGACCACCGGCGCCCGAGGCGTCCTCACCGGTCTCCGCTTCCTCGGCCAGGGCCTGGCCACGGCGTTGCGCCGCCCGAAGCTCCTCCTCCTGGGCGCCATCCCGGCGGTCCTGACCACCGCGCTGATGCTCGGCGGGCTGGTCACGCTCGCCTACTGGGCCGGTGACCTGGCCACCTGGGTCACGCCGTTCGCCGACGGGTGGGCCGAGTGGCTGCGCAAGACCATCCGGTTCACCGCCGGGCTCGCGGTGGTGGTCGGCGCCGTCGCGGTCAGCGTGGTCGCCTTCACCGCCATCACCCTCGTCGTCGGCGGCCCCTTCTACGAGCACATCTCCGAGACCGTCGAGGACAGCCTCGGCGGCGTGCCCGAGGGGGAGCGGGCGGGCTGGTTCCGCATGCTGGTCCTGGGCCTGCGCGACTCGGCGCTGCTGATCGTGGTCGCCATCCTGTGCAACCTGCCGCTGTTCCTGGCCGGGTTCATCCCGGTGGTCGGCCAGACCGTCATCCCGGTCGTCGTGGCCTGCGTCGGCGGCTGGATCCTGGCCCTGGAGCTCGTCGCGGTGCCCTTCACCCGCCGCGGCCTCAACCTGGGCGCCCGCCACCGCACCCTCCGCAACCACCGCGCCATGGTCCTGGGGCTGGGCGTGCCCGCCTACCTGCTGTGCGCGGTGCCGTTCCTGTCCATCATCGCCATGCCGGTGGCCTTCATCGGCGCCACGATCATGGCCCGCGAGGCCCTCACCCAGGGCCCGGTCTCGCCGAACCGCTAG
- a CDS encoding AMP-binding protein, with amino-acid sequence MELSPSAHADPFCREHLPPPEQWPELLFDLPELRYPDRLNCAVALLEDTIARFGADRPCLRTPGGETWSYGELRTRANQVARVLTEDLGVVPGNRVLLRGPNNPWLVACWFGVLRAGAVAVTTMPLLRAGELRTLAEISRPRTSLCDHRFLEDLRAADLPGLGYGADSPDDLLARALAKPPDFTPVRTAADDVALLAFTSGTTGRPKATLHFHRDVLANSDTFARHVLKPVPEDVFTGTPPLGFTFGLGGLVVFPLHVGASTLLVERATPPELADLVVAHGVSVLFTAPTAYRAILAGGHADRLRGLRRCVSAGEALPSAVWRDFHEHTGLRIIEGIGATELLHIFISAADDDIRPGATGRPVPGFRAAVLDEDGHELPDGEVGRLAVRGPTGCRYLDDERQLSYVQHGWNLTGDAYLRDADGYYWYQARTDDMIISSGYNIAGPEVENALLTHPDVLECGVVGAPDEERGMVVHAYVVLAEGVTADAAKARELQEFTKAAIAPYKYPRRVVFLDGLPRTTTGKLQRFRLRELAARASATMET; translated from the coding sequence GTGGAACTGTCCCCGTCCGCACACGCCGACCCGTTCTGCCGCGAGCACCTGCCGCCCCCCGAGCAGTGGCCCGAGCTGCTGTTCGACCTGCCCGAGCTGCGCTACCCCGACCGCCTCAACTGCGCCGTCGCGCTGCTGGAGGACACCATCGCGCGGTTCGGCGCCGACCGGCCCTGCCTGCGCACCCCCGGCGGCGAGACCTGGAGCTACGGCGAGCTGCGCACCCGGGCCAACCAGGTCGCGCGCGTGCTGACCGAGGACCTGGGTGTGGTGCCCGGCAACCGGGTGCTGTTGCGCGGGCCCAACAACCCGTGGCTGGTGGCCTGCTGGTTCGGCGTGCTGCGCGCCGGGGCGGTCGCGGTGACGACCATGCCGCTGCTGCGCGCCGGGGAGCTGCGCACCCTGGCCGAGATCAGCCGCCCGAGGACCTCGCTGTGCGACCACCGCTTCCTGGAGGACCTGCGCGCGGCCGATCTGCCCGGTCTCGGCTACGGCGCCGACTCCCCCGACGACCTCCTCGCCCGCGCCCTGGCCAAACCGCCGGACTTCACACCCGTCCGGACCGCCGCCGACGACGTCGCGCTGCTCGCCTTCACCTCCGGCACCACCGGGCGCCCCAAGGCCACCCTGCACTTCCACCGCGACGTGCTCGCCAACTCCGACACCTTCGCCCGGCACGTGCTCAAGCCCGTGCCCGAGGACGTCTTCACCGGCACCCCGCCCCTGGGCTTCACCTTCGGACTGGGCGGGCTGGTGGTGTTCCCGCTGCACGTCGGCGCGTCCACGCTGCTGGTCGAACGCGCCACCCCGCCCGAGCTGGCCGACCTGGTGGTGGCACACGGGGTCAGCGTGCTGTTCACCGCGCCCACCGCCTACCGCGCGATCCTCGCCGGCGGCCACGCGGACCGGCTGCGCGGGCTGCGGCGGTGCGTCTCGGCCGGGGAGGCGCTGCCCAGCGCGGTGTGGCGGGACTTCCACGAGCACACCGGGCTGCGCATCATCGAGGGCATCGGCGCCACCGAGCTGCTGCACATCTTCATCTCCGCGGCCGATGACGACATCCGCCCAGGCGCGACGGGGCGCCCGGTCCCCGGCTTCCGAGCCGCCGTCCTGGACGAGGACGGCCACGAGCTGCCCGACGGCGAGGTCGGCAGGCTCGCGGTGCGCGGCCCGACCGGCTGCCGCTACCTCGACGACGAGCGGCAGCTCTCCTACGTCCAGCACGGCTGGAACCTCACCGGCGATGCCTACCTGCGTGATGCCGACGGCTACTACTGGTACCAGGCCCGCACCGACGACATGATCATCTCCTCCGGCTACAACATCGCCGGGCCGGAGGTGGAGAACGCGCTGCTCACCCACCCGGACGTGCTGGAGTGCGGTGTGGTCGGCGCGCCCGATGAGGAGCGCGGCATGGTCGTGCACGCCTACGTGGTGCTGGCCGAGGGCGTCACCGCGGACGCGGCGAAGGCGCGCGAGCTCCAGGAGTTCACCAAGGCCGCCATCGCGCCGTACAAGTACCCGAGGCGGGTGGTGTTCCTGGACGGGCTGCCGCGCACCACCACCGGCAAGCTACAGCGGTTCCGGTTGCGGGAGCTGGCCGCGCGGGCCTCTGCCACGATGGAGACGTGA
- a CDS encoding PaaX family transcriptional regulator yields MSTLVDMSEVDGGPADAQAAQPRQLIVTVYGLYAREVGGWLSVAAVVRLLAELGVDEPAVRSSISRLKRRGILEASRQDGAAGYALSEQARLILRAGDHRIFTRPRAGLSDGWVLAVFSVPESERQKRHTLRSQLTRLGFGNTAPGVWIAPAHLHAETADVLTRLSLSAYVDLFHATHLGFADLKAKVATWWDLADLRTRYQDFLTAHRDLATRWRRRRTIPPAEAYPDYVHLLTSWRRLPYLDPGLPSELLPEDWPGAEAADLFTTLQDKLAPAAHDHAQSVIG; encoded by the coding sequence GTGAGCACCCTGGTGGACATGTCCGAAGTGGACGGGGGCCCGGCGGACGCCCAGGCGGCACAGCCCCGCCAGCTGATCGTGACGGTCTACGGCCTGTACGCGCGCGAGGTGGGCGGCTGGCTGTCGGTGGCGGCGGTGGTCCGCCTGCTGGCCGAGCTGGGCGTGGACGAACCAGCGGTCCGCAGCTCGATCTCCCGCCTGAAACGCCGGGGCATCCTGGAAGCCTCCCGCCAGGACGGCGCGGCGGGCTACGCCCTCTCCGAGCAGGCGCGCCTCATCCTCCGCGCGGGGGATCACCGGATCTTCACCCGCCCGCGCGCGGGCCTGTCCGACGGCTGGGTCCTGGCGGTCTTCTCGGTCCCGGAGTCCGAACGCCAGAAACGCCACACCCTCCGCTCCCAGCTCACCCGCCTGGGCTTCGGCAACACGGCCCCGGGCGTCTGGATCGCCCCGGCCCACCTGCACGCCGAAACCGCGGACGTCCTGACCCGCCTGTCCCTGTCCGCCTACGTGGACCTCTTCCACGCGACCCACCTGGGCTTCGCCGACCTGAAGGCCAAGGTCGCCACCTGGTGGGACCTGGCGGACCTGCGCACCCGCTACCAGGACTTCCTGACCGCCCACCGAGACCTGGCCACCCGCTGGCGCCGCCGCCGGACAATCCCCCCGGCGGAGGCCTACCCGGACTACGTCCACCTGCTGACCTCCTGGCGCCGCCTCCCGTACCTGGACCCGGGCCTGCCGTCGGAACTGCTGCCGGAGGACTGGCCGGGCGCGGAAGCGGCAGACCTCTTCACCACCCTCCAGGACAAACTCGCCCCGGCGGCCCACGACCACGCCCAATCCGTGATCGGCTGA
- a CDS encoding DUF952 domain-containing protein has translation MILHICSRAEWAAAQTTGSHTPAGYATDGFVHCSDPGTVHLPANRLFRGRDDLLLLVIEESRLDAELVWEPAAEAPDPTAATWFPHVYGPIPVTAVTRVVEFPEGEHGFTPPAGLHRWPLSSC, from the coding sequence GTGATCCTGCACATCTGCTCCCGCGCCGAATGGGCCGCGGCCCAGACCACCGGCTCGCACACCCCCGCCGGGTACGCCACCGACGGTTTTGTGCACTGCTCCGACCCCGGCACCGTGCACCTGCCCGCCAACCGCCTGTTCCGGGGCCGGGACGACCTGCTGCTGCTGGTGATCGAGGAGTCCAGGCTGGACGCCGAGCTGGTGTGGGAGCCCGCCGCCGAGGCGCCGGACCCCACCGCCGCCACCTGGTTCCCGCACGTCTACGGCCCGATCCCGGTGACCGCGGTGACACGCGTGGTCGAGTTCCCCGAGGGCGAGCACGGCTTCACGCCGCCCGCCGGGCTGCACCGGTGGCCTCTGTCGAGTTGTTGA
- a CDS encoding enoyl-CoA hydratase-related protein, whose translation MRTEDFTDITYAVDEDGAAVITINRPERMNSFRGRTVDELISAFKHAWADREVCAVILTGAGERAFCAGGDVKERAETGSYGETEWGTFEIERLHRLIRDVPKPVIAAVNGVAVGGGHVLHVLCDLTVAAEHARFGQSGPRVGSFDAGFGSAYLARVVGEKRARQIWFLLDLFDAHTAERWGLVNQVVPAAELLDTARAWARKIGSYSPTALKFLKHSFNADTDHISGISHLAFDGLDLFVHTEEGQEGAAAFAEKRQPEFKKYR comes from the coding sequence GTGCGCACCGAGGACTTCACCGACATCACCTACGCCGTCGACGAGGACGGCGCCGCCGTCATCACGATCAACCGGCCGGAGCGGATGAACTCCTTCCGCGGTCGCACGGTGGACGAGCTGATCTCGGCGTTCAAGCACGCCTGGGCGGACCGGGAGGTGTGCGCGGTCATCCTCACCGGCGCGGGCGAACGGGCCTTCTGCGCGGGCGGGGACGTCAAGGAGCGCGCGGAGACCGGGAGCTACGGCGAGACCGAGTGGGGCACCTTCGAGATCGAGCGGCTGCACCGCCTCATCCGGGACGTGCCCAAGCCGGTGATCGCCGCGGTGAACGGCGTCGCGGTCGGCGGCGGGCACGTGCTGCACGTGCTGTGCGACCTGACCGTGGCCGCCGAGCACGCGAGGTTCGGCCAGTCCGGCCCGCGCGTGGGCTCCTTCGACGCGGGCTTCGGCTCGGCCTACCTGGCGCGCGTGGTGGGGGAGAAGCGGGCCCGCCAGATCTGGTTCCTGCTCGACCTCTTCGACGCGCACACCGCCGAGCGCTGGGGCCTGGTCAACCAGGTGGTCCCGGCGGCCGAGCTGCTGGACACCGCCCGCGCCTGGGCCCGCAAGATCGGCTCGTACTCGCCGACCGCACTGAAGTTCCTCAAGCACTCCTTCAACGCCGACACCGACCACATCAGCGGCATCTCGCACCTGGCCTTCGACGGCCTGGACCTGTTCGTACACACCGAGGAGGGCCAGGAGGGCGCGGCGGCCTTCGCGGAGAAGCGGCAGCCGGAGTTCAAGAAGTACCGCTGA
- a CDS encoding bifunctional salicylyl-CoA 5-hydroxylase/oxidoreductase produces MRIAVIGGGPGGLYFAALARQLNSGHEITVWERNAADDTFGFGVVFSDETLGGIEHADPVVHQAMQREFARWDDIDVHYRGQVITSGGHGFAAMSRRRLLQVLHQRCQDVGVRLRLSTAAPDVERLLAEHDLVVAADGVNSAVRARYAEVFRPTVEPRRCRYMWLGTDRVFPAFLFDVRETPHGVMQVHGYPYDDKGSTFIVEMHEDVWRRAGFDGFHREDLPPGASDERSIAVLRELFADVLDGHELHANNSRWVTFGTVRNETWRHGNLVLLGDAAHTAHFSIGSGTKLAMEDALALAACLHEESTVDAALAAYEAERRPVVLSTQRAAQASLEWFENLGAYTHQDPEQFAFNILTRSRRVTYDNLRLRDPEFVARVDAWFAGSGEVVPPMFQPFRLGGLELSNRVVVSPMDTYSAVDGTPTDFHLVHLGGRALGGAGLVMTEMVCVSASGRITPGCAGLYRPEHEVAWRRVVDFVHGSSGAKIGVQLGHSGRKGSTRVMWEGMDDPLPTGNWPVVGPSALPYAPSGQVPKALDRAELLLVREQFVDAARSAARAGFDLLELHCAHGYLLSSFLSPLANQRTDEYGGCLANRLRYPLEVFDAVRAAWPVERPMTVRISATDWAEGGIGVEDALAIAAAFAEHGAAGIDVSTGQVVSHERPAYGRSYQTPFADRIRNEVGRAHGVAVIAVGAISSADDVNSILLAGRADLCALGRTHLYDAQWTLHAAAEQGYAGVAWPLPWRAGRRRPQTGRTDGPRPRLDLVREGPRGTRHARWTP; encoded by the coding sequence GTGCGCATCGCGGTCATCGGCGGCGGTCCGGGCGGGCTCTACTTCGCCGCGCTGGCCCGGCAGCTGAACTCCGGTCACGAGATCACCGTGTGGGAGCGCAACGCCGCCGACGACACGTTCGGCTTCGGCGTGGTGTTCTCCGACGAGACGCTGGGCGGCATCGAGCACGCCGACCCGGTGGTGCACCAGGCGATGCAGCGAGAGTTCGCGCGCTGGGACGACATCGACGTGCACTACCGGGGCCAGGTGATCACCTCCGGCGGGCACGGGTTCGCCGCGATGAGCCGTCGTCGGCTGCTCCAGGTGCTGCACCAGCGCTGCCAGGACGTGGGGGTACGGCTGCGCCTGTCCACAGCCGCCCCGGACGTCGAGCGGCTCCTGGCCGAGCACGACCTGGTGGTGGCCGCGGACGGGGTGAACTCGGCGGTGCGCGCCCGGTACGCGGAGGTGTTCCGGCCGACCGTGGAGCCGCGCCGCTGCCGGTACATGTGGCTGGGCACCGACCGGGTGTTCCCGGCGTTCCTGTTCGACGTGCGCGAGACCCCGCACGGGGTCATGCAGGTCCACGGCTACCCCTACGACGACAAGGGCTCCACGTTCATCGTGGAGATGCACGAGGACGTGTGGCGGCGGGCCGGGTTCGACGGGTTCCACCGCGAGGACCTGCCGCCGGGGGCCAGCGACGAGCGCTCGATCGCGGTGCTGCGCGAGCTGTTCGCGGACGTGCTCGACGGGCACGAACTGCACGCCAACAACTCGCGCTGGGTCACCTTCGGCACGGTGCGCAACGAGACCTGGCGGCACGGCAACCTGGTGCTGCTGGGCGATGCCGCGCACACCGCGCACTTCTCCATCGGCTCCGGGACGAAGCTGGCCATGGAGGACGCGCTCGCGCTGGCCGCCTGCCTGCACGAGGAGTCCACTGTGGACGCCGCGCTGGCCGCCTACGAGGCCGAGCGGCGGCCGGTGGTGCTGTCCACGCAGCGCGCGGCGCAGGCCAGCCTGGAGTGGTTCGAGAACCTGGGCGCCTACACCCACCAGGACCCCGAGCAGTTCGCGTTCAACATCCTCACCCGCAGCCGCCGCGTCACCTACGACAACCTGCGGCTGCGCGACCCGGAGTTCGTCGCCCGGGTGGACGCGTGGTTCGCCGGGTCGGGTGAGGTCGTCCCGCCGATGTTCCAGCCGTTCCGGCTCGGCGGCCTGGAGCTGTCCAACCGGGTGGTCGTCTCCCCCATGGACACCTACTCCGCGGTCGACGGCACGCCCACCGACTTCCACCTGGTGCACCTGGGCGGGCGCGCGCTGGGCGGGGCGGGCCTGGTGATGACGGAGATGGTGTGCGTGTCCGCGTCCGGGCGGATCACGCCGGGCTGTGCGGGCCTGTACCGGCCGGAGCACGAGGTGGCCTGGCGGCGGGTGGTGGACTTCGTGCACGGCAGCTCCGGCGCGAAGATCGGCGTGCAGCTCGGCCACTCCGGCCGCAAGGGGTCCACCCGGGTGATGTGGGAGGGCATGGACGACCCGCTGCCCACCGGGAACTGGCCGGTGGTGGGCCCGTCCGCGCTGCCCTACGCCCCGTCCGGGCAGGTGCCCAAGGCCCTGGACCGGGCCGAGCTGCTGCTGGTCCGGGAGCAGTTCGTGGACGCCGCGCGGTCGGCGGCCCGGGCGGGCTTCGACCTGCTGGAGCTGCACTGCGCCCACGGCTACCTGCTGTCCTCGTTCCTGTCGCCACTGGCCAACCAGCGCACCGACGAGTACGGCGGCTGCCTGGCGAACCGGCTGCGGTACCCGCTGGAGGTCTTCGACGCGGTCCGGGCGGCCTGGCCGGTGGAGCGGCCGATGACGGTGCGCATCTCGGCCACCGACTGGGCCGAGGGCGGCATCGGGGTGGAGGACGCGCTGGCCATCGCGGCGGCCTTCGCCGAGCACGGGGCGGCGGGCATCGACGTGTCCACCGGGCAGGTGGTCTCACACGAGCGGCCCGCGTACGGGCGCAGCTACCAGACCCCGTTCGCCGACCGGATCCGGAACGAGGTCGGCCGGGCGCACGGGGTGGCGGTGATCGCGGTCGGGGCGATCAGCTCGGCCGACGACGTGAACAGCATCCTGCTGGCCGGGCGCGCGGACCTGTGCGCGCTGGGGCGGACGCACCTGTACGACGCGCAGTGGACGCTGCACGCGGCGGCCGAGCAGGGGTACGCGGGGGTGGCGTGGCCGCTGCCCTGGCGGGCGGGTCGGCGGCGGCCGCAGACCGGGCGCACGGACGGGCCGCGGCCCCGGCTGGACCTGGTCCGGGAGGGGCCGCGGGGCACCCGGCACGCCCGGTGGACGCCCTAG
- a CDS encoding DinB family protein — MAQAPVHDVKKVPEDTRAPLPLTGGEREILTAYLDWHRATFELKLRGLSREALSRQEIPPSTLSLHGLVRHLAGTERWWFRMQFAGEDLPHLFYSDDDPDQDFDTLDTDPEAVLARWREECAHSRRVTAAHALSDTGTHAATGNPVSLRRVLVAMIAEYARHCGHADLLRERADGETGH, encoded by the coding sequence ATGGCCCAAGCCCCCGTGCACGACGTCAAGAAGGTCCCCGAGGACACCCGCGCTCCGCTGCCGCTGACGGGCGGGGAACGCGAGATCCTCACCGCCTACCTGGACTGGCACCGCGCCACCTTCGAGCTGAAACTCCGCGGCCTGTCCCGGGAAGCGCTGTCGCGCCAGGAGATCCCGCCCTCGACGCTGTCGCTGCACGGCCTGGTCCGCCACCTGGCGGGCACCGAACGCTGGTGGTTCCGCATGCAGTTCGCGGGCGAGGACCTCCCCCACCTCTTCTACTCCGACGACGACCCGGACCAGGACTTCGACACCCTGGACACGGACCCGGAGGCGGTCCTGGCCCGGTGGCGCGAGGAATGCGCCCACTCCCGCCGCGTCACGGCCGCCCACGCCCTCTCCGACACCGGCACCCACGCGGCCACGGGCAACCCGGTCTCCCTGCGCCGCGTCCTGGTGGCGATGATCGCCGAGTACGCACGCCACTGCGGTCACGCGGACCTGCTGCGCGAACGCGCGGACGGCGAAACCGGCCACTGA
- a CDS encoding SDR family NAD(P)-dependent oxidoreductase, whose protein sequence is MTARTCLVTGAGRGIGAAVARRLAADGHRVALTARSRSELAAVAAELPGAALVLPADITADGAVDRLFAEVEAAWGPVEVLVANAGAGVATPLAKVSDEEWAHSLELNLTAPFRCFRRAVPSMKERGWGRLVAVASTAARTGEAHLASYTAAKHGLLGLVRSAAAELARTGVTVNAVCPGYVDTPMTDGTVAAVVARTGRTPEEVRALLAAKQPTGRLVTPEEVADLVAFCLTAPSVTGQGLNIDGGTVQS, encoded by the coding sequence GTGACCGCACGCACCTGCCTGGTGACCGGCGCCGGGCGTGGCATCGGCGCGGCGGTGGCCCGCAGGCTGGCCGCCGACGGCCACCGGGTGGCGCTGACCGCGCGCAGCCGTTCCGAGCTCGCCGCGGTGGCGGCGGAGCTGCCCGGTGCGGCGCTGGTGCTGCCCGCGGACATCACCGCCGACGGTGCCGTGGACCGGCTGTTCGCCGAGGTCGAGGCCGCCTGGGGCCCGGTGGAGGTGCTGGTGGCGAACGCGGGCGCGGGGGTGGCCACGCCGTTGGCCAAGGTCAGCGACGAGGAGTGGGCGCACTCGCTGGAGCTCAACCTGACCGCGCCGTTCCGCTGCTTCCGCCGGGCGGTGCCGTCCATGAAGGAGCGCGGCTGGGGCCGCCTGGTCGCGGTGGCGAGCACGGCGGCGCGGACGGGAGAGGCACACCTGGCCTCCTACACCGCGGCCAAGCACGGCCTGCTCGGCCTGGTGCGCAGCGCGGCGGCCGAGCTGGCGCGCACCGGGGTCACCGTGAACGCGGTCTGCCCGGGTTATGTGGACACCCCGATGACCGACGGCACGGTGGCGGCCGTGGTGGCGCGCACCGGCCGCACGCCGGAGGAGGTCCGCGCCCTGCTGGCCGCGAAACAGCCCACGGGCCGCCTGGTCACCCCGGAGGAGGTGGCCGACCTGGTGGCCTTCTGCCTGACGGCGCCGTCGGTGACGGGCCAGGGCCTCAACATCGACGGCGGGACGGTGCAGTCATGA
- a CDS encoding RidA family protein gives MTRINPPELPRPSGFSHAVVTTGARTVHLAGQTALDASGKIIDGDVVAQFDQALSNLLTALAAAGGTPADLATLTVFLVDVEDYKANAARIGEVWRTRVGKHYPAMAAIGISRLWDVEALVEVQGTAVLP, from the coding sequence ATGACCAGGATCAACCCCCCGGAGCTCCCCCGCCCGTCGGGCTTCAGCCACGCGGTGGTCACCACGGGCGCCCGCACGGTCCACCTGGCGGGCCAGACGGCCCTGGACGCCTCCGGCAAGATCATCGACGGCGACGTGGTGGCCCAGTTCGACCAGGCGCTGTCGAACCTGCTGACGGCCCTGGCCGCGGCCGGCGGCACCCCGGCGGACCTGGCGACGCTGACCGTGTTCCTGGTCGACGTCGAGGACTACAAGGCGAACGCGGCCCGCATCGGCGAGGTCTGGCGCACGCGGGTGGGCAAGCACTACCCGGCGATGGCGGCGATCGGCATCTCCCGCCTGTGGGACGTGGAGGCACTGGTCGAGGTGCAGGGCACGGCGGTGCTGCCGTGA
- a CDS encoding AbfB domain-containing protein yields MCTRPARLVAFLWISTLLLGFLAVPQAAAQAGQAPNHSSLRAFNIPNGFLRHAGGWGRLDDITASSPEWARADATWTVQPGLAGGCLSFESRNFKRHYLRHQNGRVRLDKFENTPGFRADATFCQVQGLADAGASSFRAWQFPGAFLRHAGGALWLSDNDNSPLFRADATFRATGALISGVFYNAIADPGADPSMVRYNGMYYLLQGDNYNGNNLVIRKSTSVEGLRDAPPITIWRHPACPALACTEIWAPELQRVRNQWWVFFTGASDNNNGRSHRMFALRARTDDPSGPYDYLGEQRLPGGQWAIDGAWFEKDGQGYYVWSGWEFDYGRANEVQHLYIARMNDPMTPVGDRVKIASPTAAWETRPNGANVLLNEGPQPLFGPRGQLFMTFSANASWTDDYCVGLLTLNGNPMDPTAWSKTSGCVFPGQPSAIAPGHNGFLEINGRQWITYHARQQPGTGWAGRSLYLQPLPFDAAGRPAFGRSVGAHEPVALP; encoded by the coding sequence ATGTGCACTCGCCCTGCGCGCTTGGTCGCGTTCCTGTGGATCTCCACCCTGCTGCTGGGTTTCCTCGCCGTGCCCCAGGCCGCCGCGCAGGCGGGGCAGGCCCCCAACCACTCCTCCCTGCGCGCGTTCAACATTCCCAACGGTTTCCTCCGGCACGCGGGCGGCTGGGGCCGGTTGGACGACATCACCGCCAGCAGCCCTGAGTGGGCCCGCGCGGACGCCACCTGGACCGTCCAGCCCGGACTGGCCGGCGGCTGCCTGTCGTTCGAGTCCCGCAACTTCAAGCGGCACTACCTGCGCCACCAGAACGGCCGGGTGCGCCTGGACAAGTTCGAGAACACCCCCGGCTTCCGCGCCGACGCCACGTTCTGCCAGGTGCAGGGGCTGGCCGACGCCGGGGCCAGCTCGTTCCGGGCCTGGCAGTTCCCGGGTGCCTTCCTGCGGCACGCGGGCGGCGCGCTGTGGCTGTCCGACAACGACAACAGCCCGCTCTTCCGCGCCGACGCCACCTTCCGGGCCACCGGCGCCCTGATCTCCGGCGTGTTCTACAACGCGATCGCCGACCCCGGCGCAGACCCGAGCATGGTGCGCTACAACGGGATGTACTACCTGCTCCAGGGCGACAACTACAACGGCAACAACCTGGTCATCCGCAAGTCCACCTCGGTGGAGGGCCTGCGGGACGCGCCGCCGATCACCATCTGGCGGCACCCGGCCTGCCCGGCCCTGGCCTGCACCGAGATCTGGGCCCCGGAGCTGCAGCGCGTCCGCAACCAGTGGTGGGTCTTCTTCACCGGCGCCTCGGACAACAACAACGGCCGCAGCCACCGCATGTTCGCCCTGCGCGCCCGCACCGACGACCCTTCGGGCCCGTACGACTACCTCGGCGAGCAGCGCCTGCCCGGCGGCCAGTGGGCCATCGACGGCGCCTGGTTCGAAAAGGACGGTCAGGGCTACTACGTGTGGTCGGGCTGGGAGTTCGACTACGGCCGCGCCAACGAGGTCCAGCACCTCTACATCGCCCGGATGAACGACCCGATGACCCCGGTCGGGGACCGCGTGAAGATCGCCTCGCCGACCGCGGCCTGGGAGACCCGGCCCAACGGCGCGAACGTGCTGCTCAACGAGGGCCCGCAACCGCTGTTCGGTCCGCGCGGCCAGCTGTTCATGACCTTCTCGGCCAACGCGAGCTGGACCGACGACTACTGCGTCGGCCTGCTCACCCTCAACGGCAACCCGATGGACCCCACGGCCTGGTCGAAGACCAGCGGCTGCGTCTTCCCGGGCCAGCCGAGCGCGATCGCCCCGGGCCACAACGGCTTCCTGGAGATCAACGGCCGCCAGTGGATCACCTACCACGCCCGCCAGCAGCCGGGCACGGGCTGGGCGGGCCGCAGCCTCTACCTCCAGCCGCTGCCCTTCGACGCCGCCGGCCGCCCGGCCTTCGGCCGCTCGGTCGGCGCCCACGAGCCAGTGGCCCTGCCGTAG